GTGCGGCGCGAAAAACTCATCGTGCAATCAGCATCCCACAGGCTCCGGCCCTTGTCAAAGCCGGGCCGGAGGGTCAGCTCTTCGGCATGACGCAGTTGCCCCCGCCCCGCTGCTGGCACAGCCGGTACCGTATCTGTTCGGCCCAGAACTCCATGGCTTTGTGCACGTCGTCCCAGGAGTCAAACGAGTCCACATCCAGGCGCTTGTTGCCGACCCGGCGATCCGCGGACGCGGCCAACACCTCGCCGCTCTGCGCGTCGAGCATTTTGATTTCGGCACTGATCTCGCCCACGAACATCGGCTTGCCCGTGCCCAGGTTTTTCACCAGGGAACTCAAGGCCAGGACGTTCATCGGCGCGGGTATGGTGGAGGCGGCGCGCAGGACGACGTCGGCCTTGTCCGCTCTGGTTAGCGCTGCTTGAATACGTAAGGTGTTCGGGCCTGGGCTCGTGACCATTTCATAGTCTTTCTCCAGGCTTCGGTAGACCAGGCTGTGCAGCATCTCTGCCACCTGCTGCATCTCTTTCTGTTTGGCCGGATCGGCTGAGGCCTCGCCCCAAATTTGGACCGGATCCAGGAGAATCTTTTTGTAGGTGCCGCGCGGGATCAGGAGGATTTTCGGATTCTTGTAGAGCAACAGCCCTTCGTTGTCCCCGCCCTTGTGCATGCGCGGGTAGATGTCGCCCAGGAAGCCGGAGGTTTCCATGGATCGCGCCTGCTTCGTCGGTGAACATCCGACCAGCAGGGCGGCAATAAGGGCAAGAACCGAGATCCAGGCGGTCATGGGAGCCTCCTTGTGCAGATGGTATGGTCTGACCAGGGTAACGAGGTTGGGCCTCCAATACAAGCTGATTGCTGGACGTTCGGCCCCGCATGCATTCGAACGTCGGCTGGGCAATCACGGGCCTGTTGTTCAGTGCGCGGCCTTGGGTTGCCAGGTGAAGGTCAACGAGGCCAAGACGCAACAGGCCGCGCTGCAGCAGTATGA
This Nitrospirota bacterium DNA region includes the following protein-coding sequences:
- a CDS encoding DUF3313 domain-containing protein, which gives rise to MTAWISVLALIAALLVGCSPTKQARSMETSGFLGDIYPRMHKGGDNEGLLLYKNPKILLIPRGTYKKILLDPVQIWGEASADPAKQKEMQQVAEMLHSLVYRSLEKDYEMVTSPGPNTLRIQAALTRADKADVVLRAASTIPAPMNVLALSSLVKNLGTGKPMFVGEISAEIKMLDAQSGEVLAASADRRVGNKRLDVDSFDSWDDVHKAMEFWAEQIRYRLCQQRGGGNCVMPKS